The following nucleotide sequence is from Oreochromis niloticus isolate F11D_XX linkage group LG9, O_niloticus_UMD_NMBU, whole genome shotgun sequence.
AGGGAATCATCGAGGGACTTTCTTGGTGCGAGAAAGTGAAACTACTAAAGGTGATTATCCTTAGCAAAGGGGGAGGAGTCGTTTCCGGGCATGCATGGATTACAATCTAGCATGGTCTTAGTTCAGGCAAGCCACAAAGTCAAGCTCAGCTGCAGATGTATCATTTCAGGTTCAGTGTTATTTCTATTGTCATTGATCTCTGTCGTGCTGGGGTTTTGCTTCTTGCTGCTGTTCTCCCCACCTTCAGCTTTCCACATGTAAGTGAGGAAAAGCAGGGAAGACCCAAGACAGACACTTATCGCCAAATATAAACTACTGCAAATGCAAATAGCAATGTTCTTTTAACTAAAGTGGTCCAGGCTGAAAATCCTGTTGCTGCATGGATCATGCTAGTCTATAGCAACTGAAGCACTTAAAGACCTCGACTGACGCAGAACTGTCATGACTTCATGGCAAATGGCAATGACATAAGTAATAATTTTGCAATGCTAAAATAAATGCTTATATGAAATGGATTCACCACGTTAAATCACTTCACTTTCAGATTCTGGGTGGAAGGTGAGTAGGTCAACTATAATGACATGATAGAATGAGACTGTTATACTTGTTAGTGTTAGTATTAGtgagtctttaaaaaaagatggaCGTATCTATATCAGTGTTACCTATTGATTTCTAGCATTTTAAAGCTTCAACATTAGCATTTAGGTGGCTACAATGGCCTCTACTGATATTTGATTAAAAGCCCCTTAGTAGTACCTCAGCCAGATGCCTTTGGTATCCTTCCTGTATAAACCTGGTTGGATATTCGACCACTCTTTATTTAAATTGGTTGATTGGCACTGATCCAGCTTTTAAATATAGTCCATAGATTATTGTTTGGGGTGAAGTTAGGGTTTTGAGACAGTCTAAGAACACAGCTGACAGTGTTCTTAGATCTGAAAGCCTTACCTTTACCCCTCCAAACATACCTCTAGTTATTGTTGTCAAATAGCTCATTCTTTGTCTCGTTTGACCGTAAGATTTTTCTTCCAAAGGCATTTGGCTTGTCGCTGTGGGCAGCTGTACATTTCAGTCATGCACGAAGGTGCTGATTCTGGTCAGGGGCAATGTAAAACTGgcttcactgtggacagtgatgCAGGTGTTATAGCAGTTTTCAGTTCATGGCATGCTCGAGAATTGCCACGGAGGTCACCCAATGGTTGGACCTCGTTATTTACTGATGACTTTGATTACAGTACATTTGAATTCATGCTGTCACATTAATGGATGCACAAGCTTAACACTGCTTGTGTCACAGCTAAATCTTTACAAAATTCTTCTCACCAACTCTGTTTCTAATTTGCAATAAGATTAAAGTATGATTCATATTTGCTGTTCCTCATCTAGAAGAGTGAGCTTTCTCGTAGCCTGTGTGTGAGAAGGGTGTGGGCAGCAATCATTTTCTGCAGCACCCTGTAGCGCATACGGATGCATAGATCCTGGTACTGTTAAAATAGTGAAGAGAACAAAACCTACAACAGTTGCACAATTTGATCTGCATAAAGCCATGAGGAAGACTAATAACAGCATGCAGCTGCTTTAAAAGAATGAAGCAGCCAGCAATGGTAAGTACTGTAAAAAATAATTGCCCTTTGTTTGACTTCGGCTTTCAGGCTGTTGTGGTATTGAAGTATTTAGCATCAGAAACTGATGGAAGAAACATATGTCTCCAAAGCAGTGGAGGATACTTTTTTTGTGCTAAGAATAACATTTTTGTAGGAAAAACATAAATTCACAGctgtaaaaaaggaaaaaaaaagtctgaggAAACCAGAGCTTTACCCTAGTTTGGAAGCCATGTTTTTTAACCACAACAAAGCCAAATCACTCGCAGTTgtgcttaaaaaaatgaaaaccacTTCCTGTATGTCCTTCAGGTGCTTATTCTCTTTCCATACGGGACTGGGACGAATCCAAAGGAGATAATGTGAAACACTACAAGATCCGCAAGCTTGATAATGGGGGGTACTACATCACTACCAGAGCACAATTTGACACATTACAGAAGCTCGTGAAACATTATACAGGTATGTATACAGGCAGCGCTCCCTGCTCACTCGCTTTTTCTGTGTCATCTCATTCATTATTCATCACAGTCGTTCTTCATACCTCGAGGAATTATCCTGAAAATTACTCTTactcacagctgctgctctgtgccACGCAGTTTGCCGTGCTTCCTTTAGGGTTACCACGGGAGATGAATGGCCTTTAATTTTAATAACAATTGATGGTGCTGTTATAATTTTGAAACTCACACCTCCTCCTTAGCCCAAAGAGAGCTGAGGTTAAGTCTGTGTGATCCCACTCCATTTCAGCTTGGCTCTCGAGAGCGCTCTGGTGTGTtaaaaagccacttcatctcaTTTATATTTCATCGCAGCTGGGATGAGTGCATCTAAAGTCATCCACATCAAATGGAACGAACTGATGGATGAAACTTTACGACACTGAATCCTGCTGGTTAAAagacttgtgtgtattggtgtGTAGCACTGCTGGGTATAATGTGTCATTTTGATCTCTCTCGCTGTCTCTGTCACAGAGCATGCTGACGGGCTCTGCCACAAGCTGACCACAGTTTGCCCCACAGTCAAGCCTCAGACCCAGGGCCTTGCTAAAGATGCCTGGGAGATTCCCCGGGAGTCACTGCAGCTGGAGCTCAAACTGGGCCAGGGCTGCTTTGGAGAGGTTTGGATGGGTAAGGCCAAAGCAGCCACATGTTGTTTAGTAATTATCTAAATTTATGTATATTGGGAAATTCAGAATAAGCCCCAGTTTATATAGAAAATGTAGTCATTGTCCATCTATGTTTATTGTCTCTGCCTCTGTCAGAACTGGGGACTTATCCACTTCCTTCAGttgcttcctctttttgttATATCATCTTTATCTCTAGAGATCGTATCTCTCAGGAGGAGAGAGCGAGCCGGATTTGTTTGCCGTGAGCCCGTATCCGCTCATCCCAGGGATATTTTGCGAGAATCGCATGCATGACAGCACATGTCTGAGCAATTACAAGACCTAATTAATGATATTGTCTCGCTCCCAGCCCATTAACAACACTGATTACCCCTGTTGCCTGTGGGCTTTTCTCTCCCTCGCATCTCCATCTCCGCAGGCACGTGGAATGGTACAACTAAGGTAGCCATAAAGACGCTGAAGCCGGGGACCATGTCGCCTGAGGCCTTCCTCCAAGAGGCTCAGATTATGAAGAAGCTCAGGCATGACAAACTGGTGCCTCTGTATGCTGTGGTGTCTGAGGAACCCATCTATATTGTCACAGAGTACATGTCCAAAGGTACCGCTCATCCCTGGAGAATAACAGTACTCAGCTGTTTTCCTGTTACACGACACTCCTGAGGTCTATTTTTAGAGAGAAGCAAAACAACATCAGGTCTGAGCCTGTAGATTTTTCAGGTGGATCACATGcgcttgcttttttttctccttgattTCCTTGaaggaaaaatgtaaattttatagGCATTTTAATTAATATGCTTTAAAAATTGAAAGTCCCCCAGGGTCCCTGGCGGGTCCCAGATGCAGGAAAGTGGAATGGGTAATTGAAAGCTGCAGCAggttttcataaaaaaaaaaaattctgaggTAACTCGGTGACAGATGCATGCCTACGTGTCTGCAGTCTTTGATGCATTCGGGTACAATGATTTCACAAAGACACTGTTAAAAGATTTTCCATACTTTACCTCCAAACGAGAAACATGGATCAGCTAACACTGTGAATCGCAAAATTAATTACCGTCCAACTTAATGCATTATTCACTTTAAGCTATTATTCCGCACTCGGTAGCAGTATGTCGTTATGCAGCTCCCTCACATCCATTCTGACTTCTCATACTTGCTTTTAATAGGAAGCCTGCTGGACTTCCTCAAAGAAGGAGATGGCAAACATTTGAATCTTGTCATGCTGGTGGACATGGCTGCAAAGGTGAGACCAGTACCTGTatcgttttttttctccactagTGCAGAAATCACCTCAGTGCACTGCCAAGTATAGAGCTCTATTTTAAGCttctgacattaaaaaaaaaaaaaagaaaagaagaagaatcacAGCCTCAGGTAAACAAGTCCTCCTCTCCCAGATTTGGCACACACGCTTTTATTCTTACTCTTTGAAAATCAATCAGACATGAAGAGGTGATAGAAAGTATGAGAAGCTGAAAATTATTAGCTGAAGTGGCGAACGTGAGATGCTGTCTAACCATTTTGGGTTTATTTTAAAGATCGCTGATGGCATGGCTTTCATCGAGAGGATGAACTACATTCACAGGGACCTGCGTGCCGCCAACATCCTCGTGGGCGAGAACCTGGTGTGTAAGATTGCCGACTTTGGTTTGGCCAGGTTGATAGAGGACAACGAGTACACGGCGAGGCAAGGTGggtgcacgcacacgcacacttaAACACAGGCTGTGTGAGTCACAGGTGAATGAGGTGTCAGGGCAGAAACAGAGAGAGCAGTGACCTTACAGCTATGACGACTCCCGGTTGTCTCACCTCATGATGAATTAGGCTAACATAAGAAAAACCAGATGCTTCTTTTGATCTCTTATTAGCTTTGCTTTTCACATGTTGGAAGAATTTATCTCTGCTATTTCTGCTTCGCAAGCAGTGCCTTGCCCTCATGAGAAAGTGGAGCAAGCTTTAGACACTTCCAGTGAAGGCTGAAGACAGCAGTTTCCTTCTGAAGTTTGTATTAGAAGCATCTGTGAAACTTAGGAAACAGTGCTGCTCTACAAATTGAATTACAGTCTGAAGACCGGTGGCGTAGTAACAAGACACAGGTGCCAGTGATGctataaagaaagaaaggcatCTTGCAGACCGAGTTAAATACTAAATATGCTCACATTCTTAGTTTGGGATTTAGTAATTTATCCCTAAAGTAGAGCTGAAGCTGATCGATGTATCATGAAGTGGATGAAAAAATAATCTTATAAACACACAGTCCTCAAAAATACGCTAAAAGTGTTGCATTAGCAGCATGTTAGCTGAGGGAAGTGGGGCACAGTTGATAGCCTGCTTAGGAGCAGAAAAACTAAATACCTGAGACAGAAGACTAAAAAGATACCTGTGAGCATCTGTTTGGTCAAAGATCTGAAAAAAATGGTGGCTGTAAAAAATTCACTTAAtctcatagactgtatataaaagatgtaaCTCCCATGCCTGGAGAAACTGTGCTGGGTTCtctatgacctcagtaaacacttttcaGATGGGTTTATTCTGTTAACAGCTGCTTTTAAGACACTTGAATACAACATTACACTCATTTGGTAAATTATAGTCCTGTTTACAGTGAAATAAACAATAGAGCATGCTattcttaatttgtttttgtttctctgtcacATCCATGTACAGTTTTAAAACGCCGTGATGGTGACAGGGAAACATCACATTGAGACTTTACTACGCTAGATGATGCTACCGTGtctgtgtccatcttttatgtacagtctataTATAAGTTCATCACTGTGGCAGAGATCAATGAATTTTTGTTTGTGGTGCACATGACACCGTTTCCATAAGGACTATTTCTCAGATAGAGAGTAGTTCAAATgaaattgctatttgaaataaGTATTAATGAATACTTTTAATACTTTAATACTTAATACTAATagcttttttaattatttaaatgcagCATTCTTTATTATATTGTTTATACTCATTGTTATCCCTTAAACCTGTTTCCTCTGAGGTCTATTTAAAAAATCTGTAtgactgagtaggaaaatataATGTGCTGCAAATTATATAACTATGGTTAACTGACCTTCCTGTGGCTTCCtggaaatgaagacagaaattaGCCCATACGCCCTCTAGTGGCAGCACTTCACCTAACCCTCTCTCCTGTCTCCTCCATCACACGCAGGAGCCAAATTCCCTATTAAATGGACGGCCCCAGAAGCTGCGCTGTACGGCCGTTTCACCATCAAGTCAGACGTCTGGTCCTTTGGCATCCTGCTCACTGAGCTTGTCACCAAAGGCAGAGTGCCCTATCCAGGTAAGTGACAGGGTCAACACTAGCACACAGATATACACATACCTGGTGTGAAGAAAAGGTGTAGTGCACCAACAGAGCGCAGTGATT
It contains:
- the LOC100709943 gene encoding tyrosine-protein kinase yes; protein product: MGCIKSKEDKGQTMKYQPENSQASDTNTATTPHVGHYGPEPTQLQQSQIPSSSSGSGAVNFNHTLAPFGGSSSAITPFGGTSSSFSGPVSNSFSGSVPSGVTFFVALYDYEARTSDDLTFKKGDRFQIINNTEGDWWEARSINTGKKGYIPSNYVAPADSIQAEEWYFGKMGRKDAERLLLNPGNHRGTFLVRESETTKGAYSLSIRDWDESKGDNVKHYKIRKLDNGGYYITTRAQFDTLQKLVKHYTEHADGLCHKLTTVCPTVKPQTQGLAKDAWEIPRESLQLELKLGQGCFGEVWMGTWNGTTKVAIKTLKPGTMSPEAFLQEAQIMKKLRHDKLVPLYAVVSEEPIYIVTEYMSKGSLLDFLKEGDGKHLNLVMLVDMAAKIADGMAFIERMNYIHRDLRAANILVGENLVCKIADFGLARLIEDNEYTARQGAKFPIKWTAPEAALYGRFTIKSDVWSFGILLTELVTKGRVPYPGMVNREVLEQVERGYRMPCPQGCPESLHEMMKLCWKKEPDERPTFEYLQSFLEDYFTATEPQYQPGENL